The genomic region CTGGCACAGCCGCAGCGGCAGGTCGACCGTCAGCACCGGCGCCTTCTCACCCAGCTCCGCGCACCAGCGCGCGGCGTGCCCGCAGGCCTCCTCCAGCGCCCAGTGCACCAGCCGCACGATCATGCCGTTGCCGGAGCTCTGTTCCACGAACGTGTCGGGGCACAGCACTCCGTGCACCGGGTGGTCCCAGACGATCTTCGCCTCCAGCGCGAGGACGCGTCCGTCCACCAGCGACCGCAGCGGCAGGTAGTCGACCCGGAACTGGCCCTCCTCCAGCGCGCCGGGGATCGACGCGGCCAGCGCGTAGCTCTCCTTGTCGCGCCGGTCGCGTTCCCGGTCGTACAACGCCCACTGCGCCTTGCCGTCACGCTTGGCCCAGCCGACCGTCACGTCCGCCGCCCGCAGCAGGTCCGCCGCGTCACCACCGCGCGCCGCCCCGGCCACGACACCGGCGCTGCAGGTGACGCCCACGCCGTTCGCGCCGATCCAGGTCGGTTCCTCCAGCCGCCGCGCGAACTCCTCGACCAGCGCGACCACGCCCGCCACGTCGCGCGGGTCCTTGATCAGCACGCCGAACTCGTCCTCGCCGATCCGCGCGACCTTGCCGACGCCCTCGAACACCGCCCGCAGGTGCCCGGCGACCTGCATCAGCACCCGGTTGCCGACCTCGTGGCCGAACGCGTCGTTGACACCGCGGAACCCGTCGACGTCGACCTGCACGAGCGCGAGCGTCTCCGGGCCCTTGGTGCCGACCGCGCCCTCCAGCCAGCCGAGGAACTGCGCCCGGTTCGGCAGGCCGGTCTGCATGTCGTTGAGGCTCTGCCGGACGAGCTGCGTCTGCAACGCCCGCATCTCGTTCATGTTCTCGATCATCGTGACGAAGTACGGCGGTGACTCGTCGTCCTCGCGCACCAGCGAGATCGCCATGTGCGTCTGGATCGTCTCGCCGTCGCTGCGGATCATCCGCTTCTCGACCCGGACGTGGTCGAGCTCGGAGTGGACCAGCCGCTGGCCGATCTCGCGCAGCGCGGCGCGGTCGTCCGGGTGCGCCAGGTCGCGGGCGGTCATCCCGAGCAGCTCGTCGCGCTGGTAGGAGAGCATGGTCTCGGCGGCCTCGTTCACGTCCACAACGGACCCGTCGAGGTTCACCACCACGATCGGGAACGCGGAGCTCTGGAAGATGGCCCGGAACTTCGCCTCGCTCGCCCGCACCGCGTTCTCCGCCCTGCGCGTCGCGTTCATCGCGGCCGTGCGGCTGAGCTCCTGCTGGTCGAGCGTGCGGTTGCGCAGACCGTCCGCATACCCCGAGGCGAGCGCGCCGAGCTGGGCCGGCGTGATCGG from Lentzea guizhouensis harbors:
- a CDS encoding EAL domain-containing protein, whose translation is MVDSREFAVRWAAAISNTLLANLTREKLEQLLGGYVERLLTGDVDDARRVGRSMVANDFISSATLEVTLAHLGEHTPITPAQLGALASGYADGLRNRTLDQQELSRTAAMNATRRAENAVRASEAKFRAIFQSSAFPIVVVNLDGSVVDVNEAAETMLSYQRDELLGMTARDLAHPDDRAALREIGQRLVHSELDHVRVEKRMIRSDGETIQTHMAISLVREDDESPPYFVTMIENMNEMRALQTQLVRQSLNDMQTGLPNRAQFLGWLEGAVGTKGPETLALVQVDVDGFRGVNDAFGHEVGNRVLMQVAGHLRAVFEGVGKVARIGEDEFGVLIKDPRDVAGVVALVEEFARRLEEPTWIGANGVGVTCSAGVVAGAARGGDAADLLRAADVTVGWAKRDGKAQWALYDRERDRRDKESYALAASIPGALEEGQFRVDYLPLRSLVDGRVLALEAKIVWDHPVHGVLCPDTFVEQSSGNGMIVRLVHWALEEACGHAARWCAELGEKAPVLTVDLPLRLCQEPELVAVVARVLEQTGLPASHLRFELAERVPSLLTDERLEELTILAERGTGLVLDQVNGGNVGVDRLRLLPLSGVKFTGSVVHGLAEGANRVEESASVTLLRWASILRVPLYADGVRTQVEADRLAELGVTGGQGPHFGSVLTAAEVTDLLLT